Proteins co-encoded in one Mastacembelus armatus chromosome 24, fMasArm1.2, whole genome shotgun sequence genomic window:
- the bcl11bb gene encoding B-cell lymphoma/leukemia 11B isoform X1, which yields MSRRKQVNPQHLSLTHREAIQAEANHDSGAGSPSPEPSTPSPRRAGPGEHDLLTCGQCQTNFPLGDILVFIEHKRRLCRGPGSGPGSFSKPGESGGVTGIPISPRARSLELGRGSIPVEVGVQVTPGGEEDEERRLTPAKGICPKQERGDKDEPSSYICTTCKQTFTSAWFLLQHAQHTHGIRIYLDNHPVNCSLTPRMALPPPPGADALPRSPLPTFLGDTNNPFHLLRMAAPLLREHPPPPGYLETRLPATPPFVSPPPPPRPPLERLGPEEMGLLSQHPSAFERVMRMTPMEPPSMDFSRRLRELAGNTTNNGGPTPPLSPNRVPPMHRLLSPTLFQPGAKPPAFLSYAPQPPTSQGGHGNSSPLDTQGQNQAPGKAKSCEFCGKIFKFQSNLIVHRRSHTGERPYKCHLCDHACSQASKLKRHMKTHMHNKSGSMSGSPEQGSRGEGGEGEEKSREGDSRGMGMDNEEEEEDEEEEEEEEEEEEEELRNGSRPDSNLSEDSQEFRQNRENGPRQSPEEKSLGGDRVSDSGGVGIMHPYNHLDNHLRLNPNKRNLDRQPNGDGGERNEAERERENEREQDRERNEQQDQRPVMNGRISVSEADSFPGLFQRRPTPITSPSPSNNKRIKIEKEQLELPPTIPLISPENVYSQLLAGYAASRHFIREPFLGFTDSRQSPFATSSEHSSSETGSLRFSTPPGELMEGGSASGRSGSSTPHLLRGPGPGRPPSSKERRNDTCEYCGKVFKNCSNLTVHRRSHTGERPYKCDLCSYACAQSSKLTRHMKTHGQFGKEVYRCDICHMPFSVYSTLEKHMKKWHGEHLMSSEVKLEQADRG from the exons ATGTCCCGCCGCAAGCAGGTGAACCCGCAGCACTTATCGTTGACGCACCGGGAGGCAATACAAG CAGAGGCCAATCATGATTCGGGGGCGGGATCTCCATCTCCAGAGCCATCCACCCCCAGCCCTCGGAGGGCAGGACCTGGGGAGCATGATCTGCTGACTTGTGGCCAGTGCCAGACCAACTTTCCTCTGGGCGATATCCTGGTTTTCATTGAGCATAAACGTCGCCTGTGCCGGGGGCCTGGGAGTGGACCAGGGTCCTTCTCCAAGCCTGGTGAGAGTGGCGGGGTCACTGGCATTCCCATCTCACCTAGGGCCAGGTCACTGGAGCTGGGTAGAGGTTCCATACCTGTAGAGGTGGGTGTCCAGGTGACCCCCGGAggagaagaggatgaggagaggaggCTGACGCCGGCCAAAGGAATCTGCCCCaaacaggagagaggag ATAAAGATGAGCCATCCAGCTACATCTGCACTACCTGCAAGCAGACCTTCACCAGCGCCTGGTTCCTGCTTCAGCATGCCCAGCACACTCATGGCATCCGCATCTACCTGGACAACCACCCAGTTAACTGCTCCCTTACTCCTCGTATGGCTCTGCCTCCACCCCCGGGTGCTGATGCCCTGCCTCGCTCCCCTCTCCCCACTTTTCTTGGAGACACCAACAACCCATTCCATCTCCTCCGCATGGCTGCACCCTTGCTCAGGGAACACCCCCCTCCCCCAGGATACCTGGAGACCCGGCTGCCTGCCACGCCACCCTTTGTCAGCCCTCCACCTCCCCCAAGACCCCCTCTAGAGCGACTGGGCCCAGAGGAAATGGGGCTGCTCTCCCAGCACCCCAGTGCCTTTGAGAGGGTGATGCGGATGACTCCCATGGAGCCTCCCTCCATGGACTTCTCACGACGGCTGAGGGAACTAGCGGGCAATACAACCAATAATGGGGGACCCacacctcctctctcccctaACCGTGTGCCACCCATGCACCGCCTGCTGAGTCCCACACTTTTCCAACCTGGTGCCAAGCCCCCAGCATTTCTGAGCTATGCCCCACAGCCACCCACTTCTCAGGGGGGACATGGTAATTCCAGCCCTCTGGATACCCAGGGGCAGAACCAGGCCCCAGGGAAAGCCAAATCCTGTGAGTTCTGTGGCAAGATTTTCAAGTTCCAGAGCAACCTGATAGTCCACAGACGCAGTCACACAGGAGAGAGGCCATACAAGTGTCATCTATGTGACCATGCCTGTTCCCAGGCAAGCAAGCTGAAgaggcacatgaagacacataTGCACAACAAGTCCGGATCCATGAGTGGATCCCCAGAACAAGGAAgtagaggagagggaggagagggtgaaGAAAAGAGTAGGGAGGGAGATTCAAGGGGGATGGGGATGGacaatgaggaggaggaggaggacgaggaagaagaagaggaggaggaagaggaagaggaagaagagctgaGGAATGGAAGTCGGCCAGATTCCAACTTAAGCGAGGACTCCCAGGAGTTCAGGCAGAATAGGGAGAATGGCCCCAGACAGTCTCCTGAGGAAAAGTCTCTGGGTGGAGATAGAGTAAGTGACAGTGGTGGAGTGGGGATCATGCATCCATACAACCATCTGGACAATCACCTTAGACTTAACCCTAATAAGAGAAATCTGGATCGACAACCTAATGGAGATGGTggagagaggaatgaagctgaaagagaaagagagaatgaaagggAGCAGGACAGAGAGCGAAATGAGCAGCAGGACCAGAGGCCTGTGATGAATGGCAGAATTAGTGTATCTGAAGCAGACTCCTTCCCTGGGCTGTTCCAGCGTCGGCCCACCCCCATCACCAGCCCGAGCCCCTCCAACAACAAGAGGATCAAGATTGAGAAGGAACAGCTGGAGCTTCCCCCAACCATACCCCTTATCTCCCCAGAGAATGTCTACTCTCAGCTCCTGGCTGGCTACGCTGCTTCACGCCACTTCATCAGAGAACCCTTCTTGGGATTCACTGATTCCCGCCAGTCACCATTCGCCACGTCCTCTGAGCATTCCTCTTCAGAGACGGGAAGCCTCCGTTTCTCCACCCCACCTGGTGAGCTGATGGAAGGAGGGAGCGCCTCAGgccgcagcggcagcagcaCTCCTCACCTCCTGCGGGGACCAGGACCCGGCAGGCCCCCGAGCTCCAAGGAGAGGAGGAATGACACCTGCGAGTATTGCGGTAAGGTGTTCAAGAACTGCAGCAACCTGACGGTGCACCGACGTAGCCACACGGGGGAACGTCCCTACAAGTGTGACCTGTGCAGTTATGCCTGCGCCCAGAGCTCCAAGCTGACACGCCACATGAAGACCCACGGGCAATTTGGAAAAGAGGTATACCGCTGCGACATTTGCCACATGCCCTTCAGTGTCTACAGCACACTGGAGAAACACATGAAGAAATGGCATGGCGAACATTTGATGTCCAGTGAGGTTAAACTGGAGCAGGCGGACAGAGGTTGA
- the bcl11bb gene encoding B-cell lymphoma/leukemia 11B isoform X2 gives MSRRKQVNPQHLSLTHREAIQEANHDSGAGSPSPEPSTPSPRRAGPGEHDLLTCGQCQTNFPLGDILVFIEHKRRLCRGPGSGPGSFSKPGESGGVTGIPISPRARSLELGRGSIPVEVGVQVTPGGEEDEERRLTPAKGICPKQERGDKDEPSSYICTTCKQTFTSAWFLLQHAQHTHGIRIYLDNHPVNCSLTPRMALPPPPGADALPRSPLPTFLGDTNNPFHLLRMAAPLLREHPPPPGYLETRLPATPPFVSPPPPPRPPLERLGPEEMGLLSQHPSAFERVMRMTPMEPPSMDFSRRLRELAGNTTNNGGPTPPLSPNRVPPMHRLLSPTLFQPGAKPPAFLSYAPQPPTSQGGHGNSSPLDTQGQNQAPGKAKSCEFCGKIFKFQSNLIVHRRSHTGERPYKCHLCDHACSQASKLKRHMKTHMHNKSGSMSGSPEQGSRGEGGEGEEKSREGDSRGMGMDNEEEEEDEEEEEEEEEEEEEELRNGSRPDSNLSEDSQEFRQNRENGPRQSPEEKSLGGDRVSDSGGVGIMHPYNHLDNHLRLNPNKRNLDRQPNGDGGERNEAERERENEREQDRERNEQQDQRPVMNGRISVSEADSFPGLFQRRPTPITSPSPSNNKRIKIEKEQLELPPTIPLISPENVYSQLLAGYAASRHFIREPFLGFTDSRQSPFATSSEHSSSETGSLRFSTPPGELMEGGSASGRSGSSTPHLLRGPGPGRPPSSKERRNDTCEYCGKVFKNCSNLTVHRRSHTGERPYKCDLCSYACAQSSKLTRHMKTHGQFGKEVYRCDICHMPFSVYSTLEKHMKKWHGEHLMSSEVKLEQADRG, from the exons ATGTCCCGCCGCAAGCAGGTGAACCCGCAGCACTTATCGTTGACGCACCGGGAGGCAATACAAG AGGCCAATCATGATTCGGGGGCGGGATCTCCATCTCCAGAGCCATCCACCCCCAGCCCTCGGAGGGCAGGACCTGGGGAGCATGATCTGCTGACTTGTGGCCAGTGCCAGACCAACTTTCCTCTGGGCGATATCCTGGTTTTCATTGAGCATAAACGTCGCCTGTGCCGGGGGCCTGGGAGTGGACCAGGGTCCTTCTCCAAGCCTGGTGAGAGTGGCGGGGTCACTGGCATTCCCATCTCACCTAGGGCCAGGTCACTGGAGCTGGGTAGAGGTTCCATACCTGTAGAGGTGGGTGTCCAGGTGACCCCCGGAggagaagaggatgaggagaggaggCTGACGCCGGCCAAAGGAATCTGCCCCaaacaggagagaggag ATAAAGATGAGCCATCCAGCTACATCTGCACTACCTGCAAGCAGACCTTCACCAGCGCCTGGTTCCTGCTTCAGCATGCCCAGCACACTCATGGCATCCGCATCTACCTGGACAACCACCCAGTTAACTGCTCCCTTACTCCTCGTATGGCTCTGCCTCCACCCCCGGGTGCTGATGCCCTGCCTCGCTCCCCTCTCCCCACTTTTCTTGGAGACACCAACAACCCATTCCATCTCCTCCGCATGGCTGCACCCTTGCTCAGGGAACACCCCCCTCCCCCAGGATACCTGGAGACCCGGCTGCCTGCCACGCCACCCTTTGTCAGCCCTCCACCTCCCCCAAGACCCCCTCTAGAGCGACTGGGCCCAGAGGAAATGGGGCTGCTCTCCCAGCACCCCAGTGCCTTTGAGAGGGTGATGCGGATGACTCCCATGGAGCCTCCCTCCATGGACTTCTCACGACGGCTGAGGGAACTAGCGGGCAATACAACCAATAATGGGGGACCCacacctcctctctcccctaACCGTGTGCCACCCATGCACCGCCTGCTGAGTCCCACACTTTTCCAACCTGGTGCCAAGCCCCCAGCATTTCTGAGCTATGCCCCACAGCCACCCACTTCTCAGGGGGGACATGGTAATTCCAGCCCTCTGGATACCCAGGGGCAGAACCAGGCCCCAGGGAAAGCCAAATCCTGTGAGTTCTGTGGCAAGATTTTCAAGTTCCAGAGCAACCTGATAGTCCACAGACGCAGTCACACAGGAGAGAGGCCATACAAGTGTCATCTATGTGACCATGCCTGTTCCCAGGCAAGCAAGCTGAAgaggcacatgaagacacataTGCACAACAAGTCCGGATCCATGAGTGGATCCCCAGAACAAGGAAgtagaggagagggaggagagggtgaaGAAAAGAGTAGGGAGGGAGATTCAAGGGGGATGGGGATGGacaatgaggaggaggaggaggacgaggaagaagaagaggaggaggaagaggaagaggaagaagagctgaGGAATGGAAGTCGGCCAGATTCCAACTTAAGCGAGGACTCCCAGGAGTTCAGGCAGAATAGGGAGAATGGCCCCAGACAGTCTCCTGAGGAAAAGTCTCTGGGTGGAGATAGAGTAAGTGACAGTGGTGGAGTGGGGATCATGCATCCATACAACCATCTGGACAATCACCTTAGACTTAACCCTAATAAGAGAAATCTGGATCGACAACCTAATGGAGATGGTggagagaggaatgaagctgaaagagaaagagagaatgaaagggAGCAGGACAGAGAGCGAAATGAGCAGCAGGACCAGAGGCCTGTGATGAATGGCAGAATTAGTGTATCTGAAGCAGACTCCTTCCCTGGGCTGTTCCAGCGTCGGCCCACCCCCATCACCAGCCCGAGCCCCTCCAACAACAAGAGGATCAAGATTGAGAAGGAACAGCTGGAGCTTCCCCCAACCATACCCCTTATCTCCCCAGAGAATGTCTACTCTCAGCTCCTGGCTGGCTACGCTGCTTCACGCCACTTCATCAGAGAACCCTTCTTGGGATTCACTGATTCCCGCCAGTCACCATTCGCCACGTCCTCTGAGCATTCCTCTTCAGAGACGGGAAGCCTCCGTTTCTCCACCCCACCTGGTGAGCTGATGGAAGGAGGGAGCGCCTCAGgccgcagcggcagcagcaCTCCTCACCTCCTGCGGGGACCAGGACCCGGCAGGCCCCCGAGCTCCAAGGAGAGGAGGAATGACACCTGCGAGTATTGCGGTAAGGTGTTCAAGAACTGCAGCAACCTGACGGTGCACCGACGTAGCCACACGGGGGAACGTCCCTACAAGTGTGACCTGTGCAGTTATGCCTGCGCCCAGAGCTCCAAGCTGACACGCCACATGAAGACCCACGGGCAATTTGGAAAAGAGGTATACCGCTGCGACATTTGCCACATGCCCTTCAGTGTCTACAGCACACTGGAGAAACACATGAAGAAATGGCATGGCGAACATTTGATGTCCAGTGAGGTTAAACTGGAGCAGGCGGACAGAGGTTGA
- the bcl11bb gene encoding B-cell lymphoma/leukemia 11B isoform X5, translating into MSRRKQVNPQHLSLTHREAIQAEANHDSGAGSPSPEPSTPSPRRAGPGEHDLLTCGQCQTNFPLGDILVFIEHKRRLCRGPGSGPGSFSKPGESGGVTGIPISPRARSLELGRGSIPVEVGVQVTPGGEEDEERRLTPAKGICPKQERGDKDEPSSYICTTCKQTFTSAWFLLQHAQHTHGIRIYLDNHPVNCSLTPRMALPPPPGADALPRSPLPTFLGDTNNPFHLLRMAAPLLREHPPPPGYLETRLPATPPFVSPPPPPRPPLERLGPEEMGLLSQHPSAFERVMRMTPMEPPSMDFSRRLRELAGNTTNNGGPTPPLSPNRVPPMHRLLSPTLFQPGAKPPAFLSYAPQPPTSQGGHGNSSPLDTQGQNQAPGKAKSCEFCGKIFKFQSNLIVHRRSHTGERPYKCHLCDHACSQASKLKRHMKTHMHNKSGSMSGSPEQGSRGEGGEGEEKSREGDSRGMGMDNEEEEEDEEEEEEEEEEEEEELRNGSRPDSNLSEDSQEFRQNRENGPRQSPEEKSLGGDRVSDSGGVGIMHPYNHLDNHLRLNPNKRNLDRQPNGDGGERNEAERERENEREQDRERNEQQDQRPVMNGRISVSEADSFPGLFQRRPTPITSPSPSNNKRIKIEKEQLELPPTIPLISPENVYSQLLAGYAASRHFIREPFLGFTDSRQSPFATSSEHSSSETGSLRFSTPPGELMEGGSASGRSGSSTPHLLRGPGPGRPPSSKERRNDTCEYCGKVFKNCSNLTVHRRSHTGERPYKCDLCSYACAQSSKLTRHMKTHGQFGKEKLPPENINKGKLQ; encoded by the exons ATGTCCCGCCGCAAGCAGGTGAACCCGCAGCACTTATCGTTGACGCACCGGGAGGCAATACAAG CAGAGGCCAATCATGATTCGGGGGCGGGATCTCCATCTCCAGAGCCATCCACCCCCAGCCCTCGGAGGGCAGGACCTGGGGAGCATGATCTGCTGACTTGTGGCCAGTGCCAGACCAACTTTCCTCTGGGCGATATCCTGGTTTTCATTGAGCATAAACGTCGCCTGTGCCGGGGGCCTGGGAGTGGACCAGGGTCCTTCTCCAAGCCTGGTGAGAGTGGCGGGGTCACTGGCATTCCCATCTCACCTAGGGCCAGGTCACTGGAGCTGGGTAGAGGTTCCATACCTGTAGAGGTGGGTGTCCAGGTGACCCCCGGAggagaagaggatgaggagaggaggCTGACGCCGGCCAAAGGAATCTGCCCCaaacaggagagaggag ATAAAGATGAGCCATCCAGCTACATCTGCACTACCTGCAAGCAGACCTTCACCAGCGCCTGGTTCCTGCTTCAGCATGCCCAGCACACTCATGGCATCCGCATCTACCTGGACAACCACCCAGTTAACTGCTCCCTTACTCCTCGTATGGCTCTGCCTCCACCCCCGGGTGCTGATGCCCTGCCTCGCTCCCCTCTCCCCACTTTTCTTGGAGACACCAACAACCCATTCCATCTCCTCCGCATGGCTGCACCCTTGCTCAGGGAACACCCCCCTCCCCCAGGATACCTGGAGACCCGGCTGCCTGCCACGCCACCCTTTGTCAGCCCTCCACCTCCCCCAAGACCCCCTCTAGAGCGACTGGGCCCAGAGGAAATGGGGCTGCTCTCCCAGCACCCCAGTGCCTTTGAGAGGGTGATGCGGATGACTCCCATGGAGCCTCCCTCCATGGACTTCTCACGACGGCTGAGGGAACTAGCGGGCAATACAACCAATAATGGGGGACCCacacctcctctctcccctaACCGTGTGCCACCCATGCACCGCCTGCTGAGTCCCACACTTTTCCAACCTGGTGCCAAGCCCCCAGCATTTCTGAGCTATGCCCCACAGCCACCCACTTCTCAGGGGGGACATGGTAATTCCAGCCCTCTGGATACCCAGGGGCAGAACCAGGCCCCAGGGAAAGCCAAATCCTGTGAGTTCTGTGGCAAGATTTTCAAGTTCCAGAGCAACCTGATAGTCCACAGACGCAGTCACACAGGAGAGAGGCCATACAAGTGTCATCTATGTGACCATGCCTGTTCCCAGGCAAGCAAGCTGAAgaggcacatgaagacacataTGCACAACAAGTCCGGATCCATGAGTGGATCCCCAGAACAAGGAAgtagaggagagggaggagagggtgaaGAAAAGAGTAGGGAGGGAGATTCAAGGGGGATGGGGATGGacaatgaggaggaggaggaggacgaggaagaagaagaggaggaggaagaggaagaggaagaagagctgaGGAATGGAAGTCGGCCAGATTCCAACTTAAGCGAGGACTCCCAGGAGTTCAGGCAGAATAGGGAGAATGGCCCCAGACAGTCTCCTGAGGAAAAGTCTCTGGGTGGAGATAGAGTAAGTGACAGTGGTGGAGTGGGGATCATGCATCCATACAACCATCTGGACAATCACCTTAGACTTAACCCTAATAAGAGAAATCTGGATCGACAACCTAATGGAGATGGTggagagaggaatgaagctgaaagagaaagagagaatgaaagggAGCAGGACAGAGAGCGAAATGAGCAGCAGGACCAGAGGCCTGTGATGAATGGCAGAATTAGTGTATCTGAAGCAGACTCCTTCCCTGGGCTGTTCCAGCGTCGGCCCACCCCCATCACCAGCCCGAGCCCCTCCAACAACAAGAGGATCAAGATTGAGAAGGAACAGCTGGAGCTTCCCCCAACCATACCCCTTATCTCCCCAGAGAATGTCTACTCTCAGCTCCTGGCTGGCTACGCTGCTTCACGCCACTTCATCAGAGAACCCTTCTTGGGATTCACTGATTCCCGCCAGTCACCATTCGCCACGTCCTCTGAGCATTCCTCTTCAGAGACGGGAAGCCTCCGTTTCTCCACCCCACCTGGTGAGCTGATGGAAGGAGGGAGCGCCTCAGgccgcagcggcagcagcaCTCCTCACCTCCTGCGGGGACCAGGACCCGGCAGGCCCCCGAGCTCCAAGGAGAGGAGGAATGACACCTGCGAGTATTGCGGTAAGGTGTTCAAGAACTGCAGCAACCTGACGGTGCACCGACGTAGCCACACGGGGGAACGTCCCTACAAGTGTGACCTGTGCAGTTATGCCTGCGCCCAGAGCTCCAAGCTGACACGCCACATGAAGACCCACGGGCAATTTGGAAAAGAG AAACTGCCACCTGAGAATATAAACAAAGGGAAACTTCAATGA
- the bcl11bb gene encoding B-cell lymphoma/leukemia 11B isoform X4: MIASCGRERWLLSEANHDSGAGSPSPEPSTPSPRRAGPGEHDLLTCGQCQTNFPLGDILVFIEHKRRLCRGPGSGPGSFSKPGESGGVTGIPISPRARSLELGRGSIPVEVGVQVTPGGEEDEERRLTPAKGICPKQERGDKDEPSSYICTTCKQTFTSAWFLLQHAQHTHGIRIYLDNHPVNCSLTPRMALPPPPGADALPRSPLPTFLGDTNNPFHLLRMAAPLLREHPPPPGYLETRLPATPPFVSPPPPPRPPLERLGPEEMGLLSQHPSAFERVMRMTPMEPPSMDFSRRLRELAGNTTNNGGPTPPLSPNRVPPMHRLLSPTLFQPGAKPPAFLSYAPQPPTSQGGHGNSSPLDTQGQNQAPGKAKSCEFCGKIFKFQSNLIVHRRSHTGERPYKCHLCDHACSQASKLKRHMKTHMHNKSGSMSGSPEQGSRGEGGEGEEKSREGDSRGMGMDNEEEEEDEEEEEEEEEEEEEELRNGSRPDSNLSEDSQEFRQNRENGPRQSPEEKSLGGDRVSDSGGVGIMHPYNHLDNHLRLNPNKRNLDRQPNGDGGERNEAERERENEREQDRERNEQQDQRPVMNGRISVSEADSFPGLFQRRPTPITSPSPSNNKRIKIEKEQLELPPTIPLISPENVYSQLLAGYAASRHFIREPFLGFTDSRQSPFATSSEHSSSETGSLRFSTPPGELMEGGSASGRSGSSTPHLLRGPGPGRPPSSKERRNDTCEYCGKVFKNCSNLTVHRRSHTGERPYKCDLCSYACAQSSKLTRHMKTHGQFGKEVYRCDICHMPFSVYSTLEKHMKKWHGEHLMSSEVKLEQADRG, encoded by the exons ATGATCGCCTCGTGTGGTAGGGAGAGATGGCTTTTATCAG AGGCCAATCATGATTCGGGGGCGGGATCTCCATCTCCAGAGCCATCCACCCCCAGCCCTCGGAGGGCAGGACCTGGGGAGCATGATCTGCTGACTTGTGGCCAGTGCCAGACCAACTTTCCTCTGGGCGATATCCTGGTTTTCATTGAGCATAAACGTCGCCTGTGCCGGGGGCCTGGGAGTGGACCAGGGTCCTTCTCCAAGCCTGGTGAGAGTGGCGGGGTCACTGGCATTCCCATCTCACCTAGGGCCAGGTCACTGGAGCTGGGTAGAGGTTCCATACCTGTAGAGGTGGGTGTCCAGGTGACCCCCGGAggagaagaggatgaggagaggaggCTGACGCCGGCCAAAGGAATCTGCCCCaaacaggagagaggag ATAAAGATGAGCCATCCAGCTACATCTGCACTACCTGCAAGCAGACCTTCACCAGCGCCTGGTTCCTGCTTCAGCATGCCCAGCACACTCATGGCATCCGCATCTACCTGGACAACCACCCAGTTAACTGCTCCCTTACTCCTCGTATGGCTCTGCCTCCACCCCCGGGTGCTGATGCCCTGCCTCGCTCCCCTCTCCCCACTTTTCTTGGAGACACCAACAACCCATTCCATCTCCTCCGCATGGCTGCACCCTTGCTCAGGGAACACCCCCCTCCCCCAGGATACCTGGAGACCCGGCTGCCTGCCACGCCACCCTTTGTCAGCCCTCCACCTCCCCCAAGACCCCCTCTAGAGCGACTGGGCCCAGAGGAAATGGGGCTGCTCTCCCAGCACCCCAGTGCCTTTGAGAGGGTGATGCGGATGACTCCCATGGAGCCTCCCTCCATGGACTTCTCACGACGGCTGAGGGAACTAGCGGGCAATACAACCAATAATGGGGGACCCacacctcctctctcccctaACCGTGTGCCACCCATGCACCGCCTGCTGAGTCCCACACTTTTCCAACCTGGTGCCAAGCCCCCAGCATTTCTGAGCTATGCCCCACAGCCACCCACTTCTCAGGGGGGACATGGTAATTCCAGCCCTCTGGATACCCAGGGGCAGAACCAGGCCCCAGGGAAAGCCAAATCCTGTGAGTTCTGTGGCAAGATTTTCAAGTTCCAGAGCAACCTGATAGTCCACAGACGCAGTCACACAGGAGAGAGGCCATACAAGTGTCATCTATGTGACCATGCCTGTTCCCAGGCAAGCAAGCTGAAgaggcacatgaagacacataTGCACAACAAGTCCGGATCCATGAGTGGATCCCCAGAACAAGGAAgtagaggagagggaggagagggtgaaGAAAAGAGTAGGGAGGGAGATTCAAGGGGGATGGGGATGGacaatgaggaggaggaggaggacgaggaagaagaagaggaggaggaagaggaagaggaagaagagctgaGGAATGGAAGTCGGCCAGATTCCAACTTAAGCGAGGACTCCCAGGAGTTCAGGCAGAATAGGGAGAATGGCCCCAGACAGTCTCCTGAGGAAAAGTCTCTGGGTGGAGATAGAGTAAGTGACAGTGGTGGAGTGGGGATCATGCATCCATACAACCATCTGGACAATCACCTTAGACTTAACCCTAATAAGAGAAATCTGGATCGACAACCTAATGGAGATGGTggagagaggaatgaagctgaaagagaaagagagaatgaaagggAGCAGGACAGAGAGCGAAATGAGCAGCAGGACCAGAGGCCTGTGATGAATGGCAGAATTAGTGTATCTGAAGCAGACTCCTTCCCTGGGCTGTTCCAGCGTCGGCCCACCCCCATCACCAGCCCGAGCCCCTCCAACAACAAGAGGATCAAGATTGAGAAGGAACAGCTGGAGCTTCCCCCAACCATACCCCTTATCTCCCCAGAGAATGTCTACTCTCAGCTCCTGGCTGGCTACGCTGCTTCACGCCACTTCATCAGAGAACCCTTCTTGGGATTCACTGATTCCCGCCAGTCACCATTCGCCACGTCCTCTGAGCATTCCTCTTCAGAGACGGGAAGCCTCCGTTTCTCCACCCCACCTGGTGAGCTGATGGAAGGAGGGAGCGCCTCAGgccgcagcggcagcagcaCTCCTCACCTCCTGCGGGGACCAGGACCCGGCAGGCCCCCGAGCTCCAAGGAGAGGAGGAATGACACCTGCGAGTATTGCGGTAAGGTGTTCAAGAACTGCAGCAACCTGACGGTGCACCGACGTAGCCACACGGGGGAACGTCCCTACAAGTGTGACCTGTGCAGTTATGCCTGCGCCCAGAGCTCCAAGCTGACACGCCACATGAAGACCCACGGGCAATTTGGAAAAGAGGTATACCGCTGCGACATTTGCCACATGCCCTTCAGTGTCTACAGCACACTGGAGAAACACATGAAGAAATGGCATGGCGAACATTTGATGTCCAGTGAGGTTAAACTGGAGCAGGCGGACAGAGGTTGA